From the genome of Pseudomonas mohnii:
ACAGGCCGGCGGACCAGAGCAAACCGGCACAGAGGAAACCGCCGAGGAACAGCGCCGAACTGAGCGGCCCACCGCCACCAGAACGGGCGATCAACGTGCCGCCCACGGCGGCAAACCAGAGAATCGCGCTGGGCGAGGACATGGCGAGGAAGATCCCGCGAAAAAACTCTTTGCGATGGGAGTTCTGCCCCACCTCGACCGTTTCGGCCATCAACGCTTCATGGTGGATCGCCGAATAAATCATCTTCGCCGCGAAATACACCAGCAATGCCGAACCGCCGATCCACAGCACCCAACGCACGGTTTCGTACTGCAGCAAAACCGTCATGCCCGCCAGCGCCAGCACCGCGTAGATCAGGTCGCCGACGCAGGTCCCCAGGCCCAGAGCAAAGCCTTGAAAATAGCCGCGCTGCATCGCCAGGGTGATCATGGCGATATTGGCCACGCCAATGTCCAGGCACAGCGAAAGGCTCAGCAAAAAGCCACTGGTGAATTCCATCGTTCCAGTTCCTTCGGAAAAATTTGTTTACATGGAGGCTGGACATTCTGCCACAGCAGACCGTAAATTCCGCACCAGGTCACCGCAGTGACCAGCGTCGCTCGGACGGTTCCGGGCGCTTACGTTATCCGAGGCAACAATGGCCGAACAAGGTTCGCCGCGCCGCTTTGCGCGCATAGATCGACTCCCTCCTTACGTGTTCAACATCACCGCCGAGCTGAAGATGGCCGCCCGTCGCCGTGGCGAAGACATCATCGACTTGAGCATGGGCAACCCCGACGGCGCCACGCCGCCGCACATCGTCGAGAAACTGGTGACCGTCGCCCAGCGCGAAGACACCCATGGCTACTCGACGTCCAAGGGTATTCCGCGCCTGCGCCGGGCGATTTCCAACTGGTACAAGGATCGCTACGAGGTCGACATCGACCCGGAAACCGAAGCCATTGTCACCATCGGCTCCAAGGAAGGCCTGGCGCATTTGATGCTGGCGACCCTCGACCAGGGCGACACCGTGCTGGTACCGAACCCCAGCTACCCGATTCACATCTACGGTGCCGTGATTGCCGGCGCCCAGGTGCGCTCAGTGCCGCTGGTGCCGGGCGTGGATTTCTTCGCCGAACTGGAACGGGCTATCCGGGGTTCGATTCCGAAGCCGAAAATGATGATCCTCGGCTTCCCGTCCAACCCCACCGCACAATGTG
Proteins encoded in this window:
- a CDS encoding LysE family translocator — encoded protein: MEFTSGFLLSLSLCLDIGVANIAMITLAMQRGYFQGFALGLGTCVGDLIYAVLALAGMTVLLQYETVRWVLWIGGSALLVYFAAKMIYSAIHHEALMAETVEVGQNSHRKEFFRGIFLAMSSPSAILWFAAVGGTLIARSGGGGPLSSALFLGGFLCAGLLWSAGLCFAASHGGKLLGDKLLRYSYMASAAIFCYFAVYVILSGYNEFVGAAAVEQLHAL